The Vescimonas coprocola genome includes a window with the following:
- a CDS encoding DUF1893 domain-containing protein produces MTDLERAKEALTTIDCTCALCRDEEVRTTQLRGVAPLLSWLEEGLSGWSVADRVVGAGAAWLYTLLHPAMVYAPVMSRRATAILTQYGVPYTCDEVAESILNRTGTGLCPMEEATANAADPQQALAAIRQKVQELRAMSGR; encoded by the coding sequence ATGACTGATCTGGAACGGGCCAAGGAGGCCCTGACAACCATTGACTGCACCTGCGCCCTGTGCCGGGACGAGGAGGTCCGCACCACCCAGCTTCGGGGGGTAGCGCCCCTTCTTAGCTGGCTGGAGGAGGGCCTTTCCGGCTGGAGCGTGGCCGATCGGGTGGTAGGTGCCGGAGCCGCATGGCTCTATACCCTGCTGCACCCGGCGATGGTCTATGCCCCGGTGATGAGCCGCCGGGCCACGGCCATCCTCACCCAATACGGTGTTCCCTATACCTGCGATGAGGTGGCGGAGTCCATCCTGAATCGAACCGGCACGGGCCTCTGCCCCATGGAGGAGGCCACCGCCAATGCCGCCGACCCCCAGCAGGCACTGGCGGCCATCCGGCAAAAGGTGCAGGAGCTGAGGGCCATGTCCGGCCGCTGA
- a CDS encoding DUF3343 domain-containing protein has protein sequence MIEKKRWLLITFHTTSEAMAMEQRCQEAGLAGRLIPVPRTITADCGLAWRAELSLRPQLEALTQSMDVAGYYELEL, from the coding sequence ATGATCGAAAAAAAGCGTTGGCTTCTTATCACCTTCCACACCACCTCCGAGGCCATGGCCATGGAGCAGCGGTGTCAGGAGGCGGGCCTTGCGGGCCGGTTGATCCCCGTTCCCCGCACCATCACCGCCGACTGCGGCCTTGCATGGCGGGCAGAGCTGTCCCTGCGGCCGCAGCTGGAGGCTCTGACCCAGAGCATGGACGTGGCGGGCTACTACGAGCTGGAGCTGTAA
- the holA gene encoding DNA polymerase III subunit delta, with the protein MPPKAEKKNNGFDRLRADLKAQTPQNVYLFYGEETYLRSYYLEELHRLLIPAGFEEFNYHRLSGKGLTVQELAEVTEAMPMMAQHTMVVVTDLDIFRLDEQQRTALMALLADFPEYCTLVLVYDLLPYKRDGKMKKLCAALDKSVCEVEFRQQERAQLLRWVKRRFAAAGHDIDDATADHLLFTCGSLMTELVPEIGKIAAYAKSRAVTVEDINAVADPVLDARVFDMTNSITAGKYDQAAQVLGELLRMQTEPIVILAAVGKELRRLYTARMALDAGKDRFWLKQLWSMSSDYPAKLLMQAAGKVDHEWCQTAVIRCQRLDRRMKSEKNMDSEAELKLFLMELAGSR; encoded by the coding sequence ATGCCCCCTAAGGCTGAAAAAAAGAACAACGGCTTCGATCGCCTGCGGGCGGATCTGAAGGCACAGACCCCACAGAACGTATACCTGTTCTACGGAGAGGAGACGTATCTGCGGAGCTACTATCTGGAGGAGCTGCACAGGCTCCTGATCCCGGCGGGCTTCGAGGAGTTCAACTACCACCGGCTCTCCGGCAAGGGACTGACAGTGCAGGAGCTGGCAGAGGTGACGGAGGCCATGCCCATGATGGCCCAGCACACCATGGTGGTGGTGACGGATCTGGACATCTTCCGGCTGGATGAGCAGCAGCGCACGGCGCTGATGGCCCTGCTGGCGGACTTTCCGGAGTACTGCACGCTGGTGCTGGTATACGATCTGCTGCCCTATAAGCGGGACGGCAAGATGAAAAAGCTATGCGCTGCGCTGGACAAGTCCGTGTGCGAGGTGGAGTTCCGCCAGCAGGAGCGGGCGCAGCTGCTGCGATGGGTGAAGCGCCGCTTTGCCGCCGCCGGACACGACATCGACGACGCCACGGCGGATCATCTGCTGTTCACCTGCGGCTCCCTGATGACGGAGCTGGTGCCGGAGATCGGGAAGATCGCCGCCTATGCCAAGAGCCGGGCGGTGACGGTGGAGGATATCAACGCCGTGGCGGATCCCGTGCTGGACGCACGGGTCTTTGACATGACCAACAGCATCACCGCCGGGAAGTACGATCAGGCGGCGCAGGTGCTGGGGGAGCTGCTGCGGATGCAGACGGAGCCCATCGTCATACTGGCGGCGGTGGGCAAGGAGCTGAGGCGGCTGTATACGGCCCGGATGGCGCTGGATGCCGGGAAGGACCGGTTCTGGCTCAAGCAGCTGTGGAGCATGAGCTCCGATTATCCCGCCAAGCTGTTGATGCAGGCGGCAGGAAAGGTGGATCACGAATGGTGTCAAACGGCGGTCATCCGATGCCAGAGGCTGGATCGGCGGATGAAAAGCGAGAAGAATATGGACAGCGAGGCGGAGCTGAAGCTGTTCCTCATGGAACTGGCCGGCAGCCGGTGA
- a CDS encoding aminotransferase class V-fold PLP-dependent enzyme → MIYLDNAATTLKKPPCVAEAVVRAMATMGNSGRSAHQEALDASRVIYRTREQLARLLGCSAAERVVFTCNSTEALNIAIDGLFAPGDHVLSTDCEHNSVLRPLYRLEGVEVDFLPADRRGCIDYDDFRRLLRPNTRGIVCTHGSNLTGNLLDIRAIGRFAKEHGLLLVVDASQTAGVFDIDMEAMGIDVVCFTGHKSLLGPQGTGGLCIAPGVDIRPFKVGGTGVQTYLPQQPPQYPTRLEAGTLNGHGIAGLSAALDYLEETGLEAIRSHEQALARQFYEGVSAIPGVTVYGDFTTWDRAPVVSLNIRDYDSSQVSDVLAEQFSIATRPGAHCAPRLHRALGTMAQGAVRFSFGWFNTEEETQAAIAAVRSVAE, encoded by the coding sequence GTGATCTATCTGGATAATGCCGCCACCACCCTAAAAAAGCCCCCCTGTGTGGCGGAGGCGGTGGTGCGGGCTATGGCCACCATGGGCAACTCCGGGCGCAGCGCCCATCAGGAGGCGCTGGACGCCTCACGGGTCATCTATCGCACCCGTGAGCAGCTGGCCAGGCTGCTGGGCTGCTCCGCTGCGGAGCGGGTGGTGTTCACCTGCAACTCCACCGAGGCCCTGAACATCGCCATCGACGGGCTGTTCGCCCCCGGTGACCATGTGCTGTCCACCGACTGCGAGCACAACTCCGTGCTGCGGCCCCTGTACCGATTGGAGGGGGTGGAGGTGGACTTCCTGCCGGCGGATCGGCGGGGCTGCATCGACTACGACGATTTCCGCCGCCTGCTGCGGCCCAACACACGGGGCATCGTCTGCACCCACGGCTCCAACCTGACGGGGAATCTGCTGGATATCCGGGCCATCGGGCGCTTTGCCAAGGAGCACGGCCTGCTGCTGGTGGTGGACGCCTCCCAGACGGCGGGAGTGTTCGACATTGACATGGAGGCCATGGGCATCGACGTGGTGTGTTTCACCGGTCACAAAAGCCTGCTGGGGCCGCAAGGTACCGGCGGACTGTGCATCGCTCCGGGGGTGGACATCCGCCCCTTCAAGGTGGGCGGTACCGGTGTGCAGACGTATCTGCCTCAGCAGCCGCCCCAGTACCCCACCCGGCTGGAGGCCGGCACCCTCAACGGCCACGGCATCGCCGGGCTGTCGGCGGCGCTGGACTATCTGGAGGAGACGGGGCTGGAGGCCATCCGCAGCCACGAGCAGGCGCTGGCCCGGCAGTTTTACGAGGGGGTGTCCGCCATCCCCGGCGTCACCGTATACGGCGACTTCACCACATGGGACCGGGCGCCGGTGGTGTCTTTGAATATCCGGGACTATGACTCCTCTCAGGTCAGTGACGTGCTGGCGGAGCAGTTCTCCATCGCCACAAGGCCCGGCGCACACTGCGCCCCCCGGCTGCACCGGGCGTTGGGTACGATGGCACAGGGGGCCGTGCGGTTCAGCTTCGGCTGGTTCAACACGGAGGAGGAAACACAGGCCGCCATTGCGGCAGTCAGGAGCGTTGCAGAATGA
- a CDS encoding toprim domain-containing protein: MRQVIVVEGRYDKNALSQVVDAVIVETGGFSVFHDREKLAYLRRLAAARGVILMTDPDGAGFVIRNHLKGVLPPEQILQAYVPDVYGKERRKRKGGKEGKLGVEGMPPAVLLEALRRCGATWEGEEAPAAPLRLTKADLLEKGLIGPDSAARRQALCRKLSLPERMTPNALLQALNTLLTEEEWAAL, encoded by the coding sequence GTGCGGCAGGTCATCGTGGTGGAGGGGCGGTACGATAAGAATGCTCTTTCGCAGGTGGTGGACGCCGTTATCGTGGAGACGGGAGGCTTTTCCGTGTTCCACGACCGGGAGAAGCTGGCCTATCTCCGCCGTCTGGCGGCGGCCCGCGGCGTCATCCTTATGACGGACCCGGACGGGGCGGGCTTTGTGATCCGCAATCACCTGAAGGGTGTTCTGCCGCCGGAGCAGATCTTGCAGGCCTATGTGCCGGACGTGTACGGCAAGGAGCGCCGCAAACGCAAGGGCGGTAAGGAGGGCAAGCTGGGCGTGGAGGGGATGCCCCCCGCCGTGCTGCTGGAAGCCCTGCGCCGCTGCGGCGCCACATGGGAGGGAGAGGAGGCCCCGGCGGCCCCCTTGCGGCTTACCAAGGCGGATCTGTTGGAAAAGGGACTGATCGGCCCCGACTCCGCCGCCCGGCGGCAGGCGCTGTGCAGGAAACTGAGTCTGCCGGAGCGCATGACCCCCAACGCCCTTTTGCAGGCGCTGAACACGCTGCTGACGGAGGAGGAGTGGGCGGCGCTGTAA
- a CDS encoding DNA internalization-related competence protein ComEC/Rec2 — MRTLATIALSFAAGVFAAVLLGVGVWQLWAAGACLLVGLVLLGLKRTMPARLRLRGMLILFALCGALVYTALFQALVQAPVTARCGQMGEFSGTVLSRPVETEWGVRVTIRLSGSAAKAEVYADAEYAGLEPGQQISGMAQWQDAARIRENDVTAFASRGVFALLYARGPLTAEEGSAGSIRWLPQRAVYALREKIAAIWPDGDTAAFVTAELTGDRSGMTEEDAAVMTQAGVAHLFAVSGLHCAFLVSLLGLLLPVRRRALGAGLSMAVLLFYMVMVGLTPSVVRACIMQIFLLAAPLLRRESDGLTSLSAALLVILLADPFAAAGVSLQLSFAATLGLVCFSQRLSGFFKGLYRGKKRPVRAVVSFVAANLSASLAAMVFTIPLTACYFNTFSLIAPLSNLLIVPAAGWSFMLAFVATLAGFLWLPAARVLGWGVWALVRYVLWMASALTRLPGHALYFSNRYLKYWLVYAYALFTACAITGERRRKYAVAAALAAMTLLLTVGLNVRLSRCGEMNAMAVNVGQGQCTLLYAGDQAVVVDCGSSNSYVDAGSRAADQLESMGIHRLRAVAVTHYHADHTNGLYQLLARLEVQTLYLPDIEDEYGVRERLLRLAEKNGIEVVYVRRTVECPLGGAVLSLYPPVGEGDLNEQGLTALCSAGDFDVLITGDMAGSTERKLVGQYDLPDIEVLMVGHHGSRYSSSQELLQVVRPETAIISVGDNSYGHPTQEAMDRLSQAGAEIYRTDRQGNILVTVHGGD, encoded by the coding sequence ATGCGGACCTTAGCCACCATAGCGCTGTCCTTTGCGGCGGGCGTTTTTGCCGCCGTGCTGCTGGGCGTGGGCGTCTGGCAGCTGTGGGCGGCAGGGGCCTGCCTGCTGGTGGGACTGGTGCTGCTGGGGCTGAAGCGGACGATGCCCGCCCGGCTGCGACTGCGGGGGATGCTGATCCTCTTTGCCCTGTGCGGGGCGCTGGTGTACACGGCGCTGTTTCAGGCACTGGTACAGGCTCCGGTGACAGCCCGCTGCGGGCAGATGGGGGAGTTCTCCGGCACGGTGCTCTCCCGCCCGGTGGAGACGGAGTGGGGCGTCCGTGTCACCATCCGCCTCTCCGGCTCGGCGGCCAAGGCGGAGGTCTACGCCGATGCGGAATATGCCGGTTTAGAGCCGGGGCAGCAGATCTCCGGCATGGCCCAATGGCAGGACGCCGCCCGCATCCGGGAAAACGATGTGACGGCCTTCGCCTCACGGGGCGTGTTCGCTCTGCTGTATGCCCGTGGACCGCTGACGGCGGAGGAGGGCAGCGCCGGAAGCATCCGGTGGCTGCCCCAGCGGGCGGTATATGCCCTGCGGGAGAAGATCGCCGCCATATGGCCCGACGGCGACACGGCGGCCTTCGTCACGGCGGAGCTGACCGGCGATCGCAGCGGTATGACGGAGGAGGACGCTGCCGTCATGACGCAGGCGGGGGTGGCCCATCTGTTCGCCGTATCGGGGCTGCACTGCGCCTTTCTGGTGTCCCTGCTGGGGCTGCTGCTCCCCGTCCGGCGGCGGGCGCTGGGGGCGGGGCTCTCTATGGCGGTGCTGCTGTTTTATATGGTGATGGTGGGTCTGACACCCTCGGTGGTCCGGGCCTGCATCATGCAGATATTCCTGCTGGCGGCTCCGCTGCTGCGCCGGGAGAGCGACGGGCTTACCAGCCTGTCGGCGGCGCTGCTGGTGATCCTGCTGGCCGATCCCTTCGCTGCAGCGGGGGTGAGCCTGCAGCTGAGCTTTGCCGCCACGCTGGGGCTGGTGTGCTTCTCCCAAAGGCTGAGCGGCTTTTTCAAGGGGCTGTACCGGGGGAAGAAGCGGCCGGTGCGGGCGGTGGTGTCCTTCGTGGCCGCCAATCTCTCCGCTTCGCTGGCGGCCATGGTGTTCACCATCCCGCTGACGGCCTGTTACTTCAACACATTTTCCCTCATAGCGCCGCTGAGCAACCTGCTCATCGTTCCGGCGGCGGGATGGAGCTTCATGCTGGCCTTCGTGGCGACGCTGGCGGGCTTTCTCTGGCTTCCGGCGGCACGGGTGCTGGGTTGGGGCGTGTGGGCGCTGGTGCGGTATGTCCTGTGGATGGCATCGGCTCTGACCCGTCTGCCGGGCCATGCGCTGTATTTTTCCAACCGTTATCTCAAATACTGGCTGGTGTACGCCTACGCCCTCTTCACCGCCTGCGCCATCACCGGGGAGCGGCGGCGGAAATACGCCGTGGCGGCAGCGCTGGCGGCCATGACCCTGCTGCTGACGGTGGGACTCAATGTCCGGCTCAGCCGCTGCGGAGAGATGAACGCCATGGCGGTGAATGTGGGGCAGGGACAGTGTACCCTGCTGTATGCCGGGGATCAGGCGGTGGTGGTGGACTGCGGCTCCAGCAACAGCTATGTGGATGCCGGGAGCCGTGCAGCGGATCAGCTGGAGAGCATGGGCATCCACAGGCTGCGGGCCGTGGCGGTGACCCACTATCACGCCGACCACACCAACGGCCTGTATCAGCTGCTGGCCCGGTTGGAGGTGCAGACCCTGTATCTGCCGGATATCGAGGACGAATACGGTGTGAGGGAGCGGCTGCTGCGGCTGGCGGAGAAGAACGGCATCGAGGTGGTGTATGTCCGCCGGACGGTGGAGTGTCCGCTGGGCGGGGCGGTGCTGAGCCTCTATCCCCCGGTGGGGGAGGGCGACCTCAATGAGCAGGGGCTGACGGCCCTGTGCAGCGCCGGGGATTTTGACGTGCTCATCACCGGCGACATGGCGGGCAGCACGGAGCGCAAGCTGGTGGGGCAGTACGATCTGCCGGATATCGAGGTGCTGATGGTGGGCCACCACGGCTCCCGATACAGCTCCTCGCAGGAGCTTTTGCAGGTCGTGCGGCCGGAGACGGCCATCATCAGCGTGGGCGACAACAGCTACGGCCACCCCACGCAGGAGGCCATGGACCGGCTGAGCCAGGCGGGAGCGGAGATCTACCGCACCGACCGGCAGGGAAATATTTTAGTGACCGTACACGGAGGAGACTGA
- the yihA gene encoding ribosome biogenesis GTP-binding protein YihA/YsxC yields the protein MTINFNKAEFVLSATTQNAFIRDGRPQVTFAGRSNVGKSSVINRLLNRKNFARVGATPGKTSQVNYFRIDGKLYFTDLPGYGYAKVSKEERDRWGRLMESYFQEPGLISLGVLIVDARHKPSADDVTMCNWFKEAGCPMLVVANKVDKLKKREVEPNLEVIRQTLELSPDTPLVPFSAEKGDGKTEVLSLLSQFFA from the coding sequence ATGACCATCAACTTCAACAAGGCGGAGTTCGTGCTGTCCGCCACCACCCAAAACGCCTTTATCCGGGACGGGCGGCCCCAGGTGACCTTTGCCGGACGCTCCAACGTGGGCAAGTCCTCCGTCATCAACCGGCTGCTGAACCGGAAGAACTTCGCACGGGTGGGCGCTACCCCCGGCAAGACCTCTCAGGTGAACTACTTCCGCATCGACGGCAAGCTCTACTTTACCGACCTGCCCGGCTACGGCTATGCCAAGGTCAGCAAGGAGGAGCGGGATCGCTGGGGCCGCCTGATGGAGAGCTACTTTCAGGAGCCGGGGCTTATCTCGCTGGGAGTCCTCATCGTGGACGCCCGGCACAAGCCCTCTGCGGACGACGTGACCATGTGCAATTGGTTCAAAGAGGCAGGCTGCCCCATGCTGGTGGTGGCCAACAAGGTGGACAAGCTGAAAAAGCGGGAAGTAGAGCCAAATCTGGAGGTCATCCGCCAGACGCTGGAGCTTTCCCCCGACACGCCGCTGGTCCCCTTCTCCGCCGAGAAGGGCGACGGCAAGACGGAGGTGCTGTCCCTGCTGAGCCAGTTCTTCGCCTGA
- the xdh gene encoding selenium-dependent xanthine dehydrogenase has translation MASFIVNGHPVTVEKNQKLIRYLRDTLHLTSVKDGCSEGACGTCHVLIDGKPTKACVPQTEKLEGKTIVTVEGLSDWEKQVYVFAFGEAGAVQCGFCIPGMVISAKALLDVNPDPTREEAAFAIRNNICRCTGYVKIIDGILLAGKIFREGKLPQPAAVDWQMGSRVHRLDVAEKVLGYGQYPDDVYVDGMCYGSAVRSQYARARVLSIDTSEAEALPGVVCVLTQKDIPGKVNVGHLKKDQPTMIGIGEITHYLGDAVALVCARDRDTLEEAKKLVKVEYEVLPAVHNPEEAAAPDAPLVFEEDESNVQAYKHVSRGNAEEAIRHSKYVLTQHFHTPWTEHAFLEPECCVALPLENGGVKLLTTDQSSHTTMHECASMLGVDYEHCQVQNMLVGGGFGGKEDMSVQHHAALLAYVARVPVKVKLTRQESILIHPKRHSFDMDFTMGCDENGIIQGVKASVVSDTGAFASLGGPVLERACTHAAGPYAYENFEIEGRAYYTNNPPAGAFRGFGVTQTCFCTETLLNEMADLVGISPWEIRYRNAIRPGGVLPNGQIVDDSTGLVETLEAIKPAYDEAVKNGDPVGIACAMKNAGVGVGIPDWGRCKLIVEADEKVHIYSGASCIGQGLGTVLVQVVVTNTGLHRDNIVYERSNTWIAPDSGDTSGSRQTLVTGEATRRACEKLSAALAGKTLHDLVGQEFYGEYLAKTDPLGADVPNPVSHVAYGYATQMCILDRETGRVKKMVAAHDVGKAVNPLSCEGQIEGGVVMSLGYALTEQYPIDANCKPTAKYGMLGLFRANQIPPEIQAIVVEKPGLKVAGGAIGIGEITSIPTAPAIADAYFRLDGQRRLTLPLENTPYARKK, from the coding sequence ATGGCCAGCTTTATCGTCAACGGTCACCCCGTCACCGTGGAGAAAAATCAAAAACTCATCCGCTATCTGCGGGATACCCTGCACCTGACCTCTGTGAAGGACGGATGCAGCGAGGGTGCCTGCGGCACCTGCCATGTCCTCATTGACGGCAAGCCCACCAAGGCCTGCGTCCCCCAGACGGAGAAGCTGGAGGGGAAAACCATCGTCACCGTGGAGGGGCTGTCCGACTGGGAGAAGCAGGTCTACGTCTTTGCCTTTGGTGAGGCGGGGGCCGTGCAGTGCGGCTTCTGCATCCCCGGCATGGTCATCTCCGCCAAGGCGCTGCTGGATGTCAACCCCGATCCCACCCGTGAGGAGGCGGCCTTCGCCATCCGCAACAACATCTGCCGCTGCACCGGATATGTGAAGATCATCGACGGCATCCTGCTGGCGGGTAAAATTTTCCGGGAGGGGAAGCTGCCGCAGCCTGCCGCCGTTGACTGGCAGATGGGCAGCCGGGTCCACCGGCTGGACGTGGCGGAGAAGGTGCTGGGCTACGGCCAGTACCCCGACGACGTGTACGTGGACGGGATGTGCTACGGCAGTGCCGTCCGCAGCCAGTATGCCCGTGCCCGTGTGCTGTCCATCGATACCAGCGAGGCGGAGGCACTGCCCGGTGTGGTGTGCGTTCTGACCCAGAAGGACATCCCCGGCAAGGTGAATGTGGGCCACCTGAAAAAGGATCAGCCCACCATGATCGGCATCGGCGAGATCACCCACTATCTGGGGGACGCCGTGGCCTTGGTGTGTGCCCGTGACCGGGATACGCTGGAGGAGGCCAAGAAGCTGGTGAAGGTGGAGTACGAGGTCCTCCCCGCCGTCCACAACCCGGAGGAGGCCGCTGCGCCGGATGCGCCGCTGGTCTTTGAGGAGGACGAGAGCAATGTGCAGGCGTACAAGCACGTCTCCCGTGGTAACGCCGAGGAGGCCATCCGCCATTCCAAATACGTCCTTACGCAGCATTTCCACACCCCGTGGACGGAGCACGCCTTTCTGGAGCCGGAGTGCTGCGTGGCGCTGCCGCTGGAAAACGGCGGCGTGAAGCTGTTGACCACCGACCAGAGCTCCCACACCACTATGCACGAGTGCGCCTCCATGCTGGGAGTGGACTATGAGCACTGTCAGGTACAGAATATGCTGGTGGGCGGCGGCTTCGGCGGCAAGGAGGATATGTCCGTGCAGCACCATGCGGCGCTGCTGGCCTATGTGGCCCGTGTGCCGGTGAAGGTGAAGCTCACCCGGCAGGAATCCATCCTCATTCACCCCAAGCGCCACAGCTTTGACATGGACTTCACCATGGGCTGCGACGAAAACGGCATCATTCAGGGCGTCAAGGCCAGCGTGGTATCCGATACCGGTGCCTTCGCCTCTCTGGGCGGGCCGGTGCTGGAGCGGGCCTGCACCCACGCCGCCGGCCCCTACGCCTATGAGAATTTCGAGATCGAGGGCCGCGCCTACTATACCAACAACCCCCCTGCCGGGGCCTTCCGGGGCTTCGGTGTCACCCAGACCTGCTTCTGCACGGAGACGCTGCTCAACGAGATGGCTGATCTGGTGGGCATCAGCCCGTGGGAGATCCGCTACCGCAACGCCATCCGCCCCGGCGGTGTGCTGCCCAACGGCCAGATCGTGGACGATTCCACCGGCCTTGTGGAGACGCTGGAGGCTATCAAGCCCGCCTATGACGAGGCCGTCAAAAACGGCGATCCGGTGGGCATCGCCTGCGCCATGAAGAATGCCGGTGTGGGCGTAGGTATTCCCGACTGGGGCCGCTGCAAGCTGATCGTGGAGGCGGACGAGAAGGTGCATATCTACTCCGGCGCCTCCTGTATCGGGCAGGGGCTGGGTACCGTGCTGGTGCAGGTGGTGGTCACCAATACGGGGCTGCACCGGGACAACATCGTTTATGAGCGCAGCAACACATGGATCGCCCCGGACTCCGGCGACACCTCCGGCTCCCGCCAGACGCTGGTCACCGGTGAGGCCACCCGGCGGGCCTGCGAAAAGCTGTCGGCGGCGCTGGCGGGCAAGACCCTCCATGATCTGGTGGGGCAGGAGTTCTACGGCGAGTATCTGGCCAAAACGGACCCCCTGGGGGCCGATGTACCCAACCCCGTCAGCCATGTGGCCTACGGCTATGCCACGCAGATGTGTATTCTGGACCGGGAGACGGGCCGTGTCAAGAAGATGGTGGCCGCCCACGATGTGGGTAAGGCCGTGAACCCCCTCAGCTGTGAGGGACAGATCGAGGGTGGTGTGGTCATGAGTCTGGGCTACGCTCTCACGGAGCAGTATCCCATCGACGCAAACTGCAAGCCTACCGCCAAATACGGTATGCTGGGTCTGTTCCGTGCCAACCAGATCCCGCCGGAAATTCAGGCCATCGTGGTGGAGAAGCCCGGCCTGAAGGTGGCCGGAGGGGCCATCGGCATCGGAGAGATCACCTCCATTCCCACGGCTCCCGCCATTGCTGACGCCTACTTCCGGCTGGACGGTCAGCGCCGCCTGACCCTGCCGCTGGAGAATACCCCCTACGCCCGGAAGAAGTGA
- a CDS encoding GTP pyrophosphokinase, with amino-acid sequence MMIEKSGSIRLKDIPIPSGATPEQRELAQGMVRVNHLYRSALKVAVTQMEILDEEFASLYDHSPIHHIEYRIKTLESISDKLRRRGYDVTIDNIYAYIQDVAGIRVICNYLDDIYYLRSLLTRSESFKVLREVDYIQQPKESGYRSLHLIIDVPIVISEGTLHLPVEIQLRTIAMDMWASLEHELRYKSDRNFSDSDAARLRLCSEAISEIDREMQDIYQGKEPSYHE; translated from the coding sequence ATGATGATCGAAAAGAGCGGCAGCATCCGTCTCAAGGATATCCCCATTCCCTCCGGCGCCACGCCGGAGCAGCGGGAGCTGGCTCAGGGCATGGTACGGGTGAATCACCTGTACCGCAGTGCCCTGAAAGTGGCCGTGACCCAGATGGAGATCCTGGACGAGGAGTTCGCCAGTCTGTACGACCATTCTCCCATTCACCACATCGAGTATCGCATCAAGACGCTGGAGAGCATCAGCGATAAGCTGCGCCGCCGGGGCTACGACGTCACCATCGACAATATCTATGCCTACATACAGGACGTAGCCGGTATCCGGGTCATCTGCAACTATCTGGATGACATCTACTATCTCCGCAGCCTGCTGACCCGGTCCGAATCCTTCAAGGTGCTGCGGGAGGTGGACTACATCCAGCAGCCCAAGGAATCCGGCTATCGCAGTCTGCACCTCATCATCGACGTACCCATCGTCATCTCCGAGGGGACGCTGCATCTGCCGGTGGAGATCCAGCTGCGTACCATTGCCATGGATATGTGGGCCAGTCTGGAGCATGAGCTGCGGTATAAATCCGACCGCAATTTCTCCGATTCCGACGCCGCACGGCTGCGGCTATGCAGCGAGGCCATCAGCGAGATCGACCGGGAGATGCAGGACATCTATCAGGGCAAGGAACCCAGCTATCATGAGTAA